In Microbacterium lushaniae, the following are encoded in one genomic region:
- a CDS encoding response regulator transcription factor has translation MGARETDGTSIGVLIADDHPMVRRGLHSLLSTLPGIDVVGEAGNGHEVMRQAALSRPDVVVMDLRMPDLDGVETTRRLTRDHPSVAVLVLTMFDEDALISEALDAGARGYLLKGAEQNEIERAIRAVAAGDAIFSATVADRILGRIASPAASALPPLTPRESQVLDLIAAGLANDAIAVRLHLAPKTVGNHISAIFLKLGVATRSEAIVLARDAGLGRK, from the coding sequence ATGGGGGCTCGGGAGACGGACGGCACCTCCATCGGGGTTCTCATCGCCGATGACCACCCGATGGTGCGTCGCGGACTGCACTCCCTGCTCTCCACGCTCCCGGGGATCGATGTCGTCGGGGAGGCGGGCAACGGACACGAGGTGATGCGACAGGCAGCGCTGTCCCGGCCCGATGTCGTCGTGATGGACCTGCGGATGCCCGACCTCGATGGCGTCGAGACCACGCGCCGGCTCACGCGCGACCACCCCTCCGTCGCCGTCCTCGTCTTGACGATGTTCGATGAGGACGCGCTGATCTCGGAGGCACTCGACGCCGGCGCACGTGGCTATCTGTTGAAGGGTGCCGAGCAGAACGAGATCGAGCGCGCGATCCGAGCAGTCGCCGCCGGCGACGCGATCTTCAGCGCGACCGTCGCGGACCGCATCCTGGGCCGGATCGCGTCGCCGGCAGCATCGGCCCTTCCTCCGCTGACTCCGCGGGAGAGCCAGGTTCTGGACCTCATCGCCGCGGGCTTGGCGAACGATGCCATCGCCGTCCGCCTGCACCTCGCGCCCAAGACGGTCGGCAACCACATCTCGGCGATCTTCTTGAAGCTCGGAGTGGCCACGCGGAGTGAGGCGATCGTCCTCGCGCGAGATGCCGGTCTGGGCCGGAAGTGA
- a CDS encoding sensor histidine kinase gives MLAVCASLAVAVVILAVMVRATWADVVSSYTLTNLSFTVGFVVSGAVIAWFRPSNAVGWIFIACGVGHLLTPACGLGAIYGVEAGWPVWVTRSLGTCSTAGWIIGIGGLFPLALLLFPDGRLPSRRWAPLAWLIVGYTVFQVVSWVLADEAPSPARATTSILSIGLVQPEPLMVAAGIVGLGVLVAAVASLIVRYVRGDETIRRQLLWVILAVVIMLVINSQRWLTGDGPVLLLLTFGLVPVSIAIAIVRYGLLDIRLVLSRTLLYVLAVGALIAVYAGLVAALSAVVPSDADRTVSVVAAIVVALGFNPLRLALRRVIDRAFYGTRSDPAATAGRVGEGLGNAEDLGDVIERARIALRLPYLALTTTGGERRFESGELRDGEQAEIPLRYRGSEVGHLVAGLRRGERVMHDDDRVSLELIAAPLAVAVHASTLAEQVQASRTAVIEAREEERVRLQRELHDGLGPILTSAALQADATSNMLRSDPPAAELLLTDVRSDIRQALDDVRRVVYGLRPIELDELGLIGAIEQRTRQPIVAGDRTVRFSVEGGALPPLSPAVELAAFRIAMEGVSNVLRHSDATHCTISVGASGDILELSVTDDGSPTSGWTTGVGLRSMVDRAEELGGAATSGPTPEGWRVHATVPLTQPQSM, from the coding sequence ATGCTGGCGGTCTGCGCATCCCTCGCCGTCGCCGTCGTCATCCTTGCCGTCATGGTGCGGGCGACGTGGGCCGATGTCGTCTCCAGCTACACGCTCACCAACCTCAGTTTCACCGTCGGCTTCGTTGTGTCCGGCGCGGTGATCGCGTGGTTCCGGCCATCCAACGCCGTCGGCTGGATCTTCATCGCGTGCGGCGTCGGGCACCTGCTGACCCCGGCCTGCGGTCTCGGTGCCATCTACGGCGTGGAAGCGGGCTGGCCGGTGTGGGTGACCAGGTCGCTGGGCACCTGCTCGACCGCCGGGTGGATCATCGGGATCGGGGGGCTCTTCCCGCTCGCGCTGCTGCTGTTCCCGGACGGCCGGCTGCCCTCGCGCCGCTGGGCGCCGCTGGCGTGGCTGATCGTGGGCTACACGGTCTTCCAGGTCGTCTCGTGGGTGCTCGCCGACGAGGCCCCGTCGCCTGCGCGGGCCACGACATCCATCCTCTCCATCGGGCTCGTCCAGCCTGAGCCGCTCATGGTGGCCGCCGGCATCGTCGGCCTCGGGGTGCTGGTGGCAGCGGTCGCGTCGCTGATCGTGCGCTACGTCCGCGGCGATGAGACCATCCGCCGGCAGCTGCTCTGGGTGATCCTCGCCGTCGTGATCATGCTGGTCATCAACTCGCAGCGCTGGCTCACCGGCGACGGGCCGGTCCTGCTGCTGCTGACATTCGGACTCGTTCCCGTTTCCATCGCGATCGCCATCGTGCGGTACGGGCTGCTCGACATCCGCCTGGTGCTCTCGCGCACGCTGCTCTACGTCCTTGCCGTGGGGGCACTGATCGCCGTCTACGCGGGCCTGGTGGCGGCACTTTCGGCGGTGGTGCCCTCGGACGCGGACCGCACGGTGTCCGTCGTAGCCGCCATCGTGGTGGCGCTCGGGTTCAACCCGCTCCGCCTCGCGCTTCGCCGGGTCATCGACCGCGCCTTCTACGGCACGCGGTCGGATCCGGCGGCGACCGCGGGCCGTGTCGGGGAGGGCTTGGGTAACGCAGAGGATCTCGGCGACGTGATCGAGCGGGCGCGGATCGCCCTGCGTCTTCCCTATCTCGCGCTGACCACCACCGGCGGCGAGCGCCGATTCGAGTCCGGCGAGCTTCGCGACGGTGAGCAGGCGGAGATCCCGCTGCGGTATCGCGGATCCGAGGTCGGCCACCTCGTCGCCGGCCTGCGGCGGGGCGAACGCGTGATGCACGACGATGACCGCGTCTCGCTGGAACTGATCGCCGCACCGCTCGCGGTGGCCGTGCACGCCTCGACGCTGGCCGAGCAGGTGCAGGCATCCCGAACCGCCGTCATCGAGGCCCGCGAAGAGGAGCGGGTGCGTCTTCAGCGGGAGCTGCACGACGGGCTCGGCCCGATCCTGACCAGCGCCGCGCTGCAGGCGGATGCGACGTCGAACATGCTGCGCTCCGATCCACCCGCCGCCGAGCTGCTGCTGACCGATGTCCGCTCCGACATCCGACAGGCCCTGGATGACGTCCGTCGTGTCGTGTACGGGCTGCGCCCGATCGAGCTGGACGAGCTCGGACTGATCGGGGCGATCGAGCAGCGCACGCGACAGCCCATCGTGGCGGGCGATCGCACCGTGCGGTTCTCCGTCGAGGGCGGAGCGCTCCCCCCGCTCAGCCCGGCGGTGGAGCTCGCCGCTTTCCGCATCGCCATGGAAGGGGTGTCGAACGTGCTGCGGCACTCGGATGCCACGCACTGCACGATCTCGGTGGGCGCCTCCGGCGACATCCTCGAGCTCTCGGTGACGGACGACGGCTCCCCCACGAGCGGCTGGACCACGGGTGTGGGCCTTCGGTCGATGGTCGATCGCGCAGAGGAACTGGGTGGCGCGGCGACCAGCGGCCCCACGCCCGAGGGTTGGCGGGTCCATGCGACGGTGCCGTTGACCCAGCCTCAGTCGATGTGA
- a CDS encoding aminoglycoside phosphotransferase family protein, producing the protein MDGQVLNGGNSTTVVRVGGTVHRVTGSWTPAVHELLRALREAGVYEVPEPLGFDDLGREVLSFLPGDVGNYPLPDWLWAPAILDDTGKLLRRIHDASVPLVGRDLPWSLPRHEPEEVICHNDVAPYNMTFSGGRVTGLFDFDTASPGPRIWDLAYLVYRLAPLGEDAGIDITLDERLARLDRLVGAYGLPFRRGEVLDTVAARLLDLATYTDGRLRQTGNLEFGDHAAMYRRDAAYAETLSLLM; encoded by the coding sequence ATGGATGGGCAGGTTCTCAACGGCGGCAACTCCACCACGGTCGTGAGGGTCGGCGGGACTGTCCATCGAGTGACCGGTTCGTGGACTCCGGCCGTTCACGAGTTGCTGCGTGCTCTGCGCGAGGCGGGCGTGTACGAAGTCCCGGAACCACTGGGCTTCGACGATCTGGGTCGTGAAGTCCTTTCGTTCCTCCCCGGAGACGTCGGCAACTACCCTCTTCCTGACTGGCTCTGGGCGCCGGCGATCCTGGACGATACGGGCAAGCTGCTCCGGCGGATCCACGACGCCAGCGTGCCTCTTGTCGGTCGGGATCTGCCGTGGAGTCTGCCGCGCCACGAACCGGAAGAGGTGATCTGTCACAACGACGTCGCGCCGTACAACATGACGTTCTCTGGTGGCCGCGTGACCGGTCTTTTCGACTTCGACACCGCTTCGCCTGGACCACGCATCTGGGACCTCGCATACCTGGTCTATCGGCTGGCGCCTCTGGGGGAAGACGCTGGGATCGATATCACCCTGGATGAGCGACTGGCTCGCCTCGACCGGTTGGTCGGGGCGTACGGGCTGCCGTTCCGACGCGGTGAGGTGCTCGACACCGTTGCTGCGCGGCTCTTGGATCTCGCGACATATACAGACGGTCGACTACGCCAGACGGGCAACCTGGAGTTTGGCGACCACGCGGCCATGTACCGGCGTGACGCCGCCTACGCCGAGACGCTGTCTCTTCTGATGTAG
- a CDS encoding type II toxin-antitoxin system RelE/ParE family toxin, translating to MIHSFADEPTRKVWAREHVRQFGQELQRAAQKKLRLLNAAETINDLRIPPGNRLEKLAGDRDGQHSIRINDQYRIRVVWTSGGPTDVQIVDYH from the coding sequence GTGATCCACTCTTTCGCGGACGAGCCGACGCGCAAAGTCTGGGCGCGCGAGCATGTCCGGCAATTCGGGCAGGAACTGCAACGTGCTGCACAGAAGAAGCTTCGCCTGCTCAACGCAGCCGAGACGATCAACGACCTGCGCATCCCGCCGGGCAACCGGCTCGAGAAGCTGGCCGGCGACCGCGACGGACAGCACTCGATTCGTATCAACGACCAGTACCGCATCCGCGTCGTCTGGACATCCGGCGGCCCAACCGACGTCCAGATTGTCGACTACCACTGA
- a CDS encoding HigA family addiction module antitoxin, giving the protein MTKAHDPITPGEILQTEFLEPLGITAYRLAQATGLPQTRLSEIIRGKRRITTDTALRLSRALGLSERYWLNIQNDYDIELEHDEHDADLARVERLIPA; this is encoded by the coding sequence ATGACGAAGGCACACGACCCGATCACCCCGGGTGAGATTCTCCAGACCGAGTTCCTCGAGCCACTAGGGATCACGGCCTACCGCCTTGCGCAGGCGACCGGCCTGCCGCAGACCAGACTCAGCGAGATCATCCGCGGCAAGCGGCGGATCACCACCGACACCGCACTACGGCTTTCCCGCGCGCTCGGCCTCTCGGAGCGCTACTGGCTCAACATCCAGAACGACTACGACATCGAACTCGAGCACGACGAGCATGACGCCGACCTCGCACGCGTCGAGCGCCTGATCCCGGCCTGA
- a CDS encoding type II toxin-antitoxin system HicB family antitoxin: MTTIEASVTHYRYAVQWSAEDEEFVATVAEFPSLSWLADDQISALTGLEELVQSVISDMRDSGEEVPEPLATRTFSGRLNLRVTPELHRRIALEALELGKSINKHASDRLAAG, translated from the coding sequence ATGACCACGATCGAAGCGTCCGTCACGCACTACCGCTACGCGGTGCAGTGGTCTGCCGAGGACGAAGAGTTCGTAGCCACCGTCGCAGAGTTCCCGTCCCTCTCATGGCTAGCCGATGATCAAATCAGCGCATTGACCGGACTGGAGGAACTGGTGCAATCGGTCATAAGCGATATGCGCGATTCAGGTGAAGAGGTCCCTGAGCCTCTGGCCACGCGCACGTTCAGCGGTCGGCTCAACCTTCGTGTGACTCCCGAGCTCCATCGAAGGATTGCCTTGGAAGCACTCGAGCTAGGCAAGTCCATCAACAAGCACGCGTCCGATCGGCTCGCTGCCGGCTAA